The Montipora capricornis isolate CH-2021 chromosome 6, ASM3666992v2, whole genome shotgun sequence genome has a window encoding:
- the LOC138052500 gene encoding tachykinin-like peptides receptor 86C: MFDSISITIATVQCLIAITSIAGNLLVCAVETRRDMRTPFNYLLLNLAVVDIVYPTFLFTCFVYHYSLNNPDAMPGNAICLSLGTLAGTGAICSVFTLIAIARERYWAVVRPLSIQRKLTWRQLKVIIPGTWILAVVLNSSGFVIQSFGREIAVRSCNLFWDDKKLQKAYYLIYTTFVGISSLLLNGYYSIVVYTLWFKCDDQEERPYQRQGVLKVRKRVTLMVLSVTTLFEITWISNYVIHVLKVFGLCTVSDVAVSIAYSLLAFNSAVNPFAYALINQRFRERMKGMLCNSSRATERNIKAEHPQIIRLQHY, encoded by the exons ATGTTTGACTCGATTTCtatcaccatagcaacagtccAGTGTTTGATTGCCATTACAAGCATCGCTGGAAACTTACTCGTGTGTGCCGTCGAAACGCGGCGTGATATGAG GACTCCTTTCAACTATCTTCTTTTGAACCTCGCCGTGGTGGACATCGTTTATCCTACCTTCCTCTTTACTTGCTTCGTCTACCATTACTCTCTTAATAATCCTGATGCAATGCCTGGGAATGCAATTTGCCTGTCGTTGGGGACGTTGGCGGGTACTGGAGCTATTTGTTCCGTATTCACTCTGATTGCCATTGCAAGGGAACGCTACTGGGCTGTTGTTCGTCCACTTTCAATTCAGCGAAAACTCACTTGGCGACAATTGAAG GTAATTATTCCAGGTACTTGGATCCTTGCAGTTGTGTTAAATTCCTCGGGATTCGTCATACAGAGCTTTGGAAGGGAGATCGCTGTAAGGTCTTGTAATCTCTTTTGGGATgataaaaaattgcaaaaggCTTACTACCTTATTTACACGACCTTTGTTGGCATTTCATCCCTGTTGTTGAATGGCTATTACTCCATCGTTGTGTACACATTGTGGTTCAAATGTGACGATCAAGAGGAGAGACCATATCAGCGGCAG GGTGTGTTGAAAGTACGGAAACGAGTGACCTTAATGGTTTTGTCTGTTACTACACTCTTTGAAATTACATGGATTTCAAACTACGTAATTCACGTTTTGAAAGTTTTTGGCCTCTGCACAGTCAGCGATGTTGCAGTTTCCATCGCTTACTCCTTGCTTGCTTTCAATTCAGCTGTCAACCCGTTTGCCTATGCTCTGATAAACCAAAGATTCAGGGAGAGGATGAAAGGAATGCTATGCAATAGTTCACGTGCAACCGAAAGAAATATCAAAGCTGAACATCCACAAATCATCAGACTCCAGCATTACTAG